CGGGGGAAGAAAAACTTTTGCTGTATCATTAAAAACAATTAGCCCAACCGAAAAGTCTTTTGGTAAATCTGAATCTCTTAATCTTTGTAGAAATGATTGCAAACCTCTATTGACAGACTCTAACTCTGAAGACATGGAGTAAGAGTTATCAATAAGAAGAACGCATAAATATTTCAATCGTTTTGGCATTAAGTAATAATTATAACAACATATCAATTATTGTTTGTTGCTAATTGAAAAGGAGTTTTCAAGAAAGTGTATTCATTCACATATCGGATTTATTCAAAGTATCAGACATCACTTAAGGGATTACCCTCATTCGTATTGTCATTTTTCATATTAAACCGGATATCTAAAAATTCCTTAATAGCGGAAAAATTTGGAAATCTTGATTTATTTTCAAGACCAAAAGATTTCAAAACATCTACAAAAATTTTACTAAAATGAATCATGAATTCATCTGATTTTAAGGCTTCGGTAGGAAAATAAACATAACAGTCTTTCTCCTCCATTTTTATATATTTATTAAATGTTTTTTGGTATGATTCGATGTTTTCTGATTCTGTTTTAGTTGGGTCAGGTGAAAACTCCTGGTTTGCTTTATAATTCACAACAAAATTCATTATCACCAGAATTATTTGCCAATCTAGCCAACCCTTTTTTCTTAAATCATTAACTAACAAAGAAAACTGGTTGTCTTGTTTTAATTTTTCAATTGTTAGGTAGATATTCTTTTTTGTATTCTTAAATCGATTCCTAATATGCTCTAATGCAATCTCTTTATCATATTTATAACTTAAACCATCTTTCCATTTCATAATATCATTATCAGATGGTAATCCCAGTGAACAATTTACCTTATTGAAAAATTGCCTTTGGAAATTGTTAAATCCATCTTCCTTGAAAATTGATCTATACATTCTTTGATAAGAATTAACAGAAAGTGTTTTAGTTGCTAAATCGAAATCTTTGAACAACTGTTCAAAAAGGTTACCAAATTCTACTTCTTTCAACAAACTAATTTCATTTAACAAATATCGAAGAGAGGTTGATATTTTTGCTGTATTGAAGTTTATTTCCTTTGGGTCAGCACTGTCAAATTCATTTATATAAACTTTCCATTTATATTGTTGATTTGAAGGTAATTGTGTGGGCGGTAAAACTTTATCATCTATTTTTAGTTCAATTACAATGTCACCTTTGATTAAATGGAAATCTAAATCTGAAAGGGCTATTTCGACTAATAATATTTGGAGAATAGCACAAAATTCTTCTCCAATTGAATTACTTAGATAATCATTTGAAAAGACAATTTTCCACAGAATTCCTAATGCTTTAAATCTAATAGTCCTTTCTTTTCCAATATCATTAAATGGGTTGTCTGTTAATCGACTTTTTAAATATTCTTTTAGTTTGGTTTTATCTGAAAAATCTACAGCTAACTTTTCAATAATAGGATTTACAATTTCATCTTTAAACTTACCTGTTTCTTGGATTTTTGAATTGACAAAAGTTTCAAACTGCGGCGAAAATTTATTCATTGAATAAAGGATAGCAGCAAAATCGAAGATTGTTTTGAAATACATGTCCTCAATGTCAACTTCACTTTTTGGAGGATTGAACTCATAAAGCGACTTAATATAATAGTAAAAATCGTGCAAAGCATTCATCCAAGAACCTTGTTTGAAGTCTGCATGAAAGAGCAATCCGAATGAATCCGAAATTCGTTTTAGTAAGTTTTCATCACCATGATTGCTGCTTGCCCATGCCCCGCAAATCGCATAATACTTGGCAGCCAAATTCATCCCAAGAGCAGAATATAATTGAGCAATATTGATTAACCCCAATACGTAACCTTCAACAGTTTCCTCCTGATACCATAAATCTTTCGCTTTATGAAAATAATTTAAGGCTCTTAGAATTAATTTGGGATTATCATTTTTTAGATATGCTGCGCCTCTTTCAACAAATGTCTTTGCACTTTTGTAATTTCCTTCTCTTTTTTGAATTACTCCATCAAATTTTTGAGAGAGCTTTTCGAGGGCTTCTATTAGCTTATGGTTTTTGTCAGGCGAATCAGAAATATATAACTTAATATATCTGTTTAATCTGCCCCCAAGTAGTGTAACGTCATATAGGTTCGCAGAATCAATATAATTCCATATGTTTTTTCCATGTTCTTCAATCTTTTTCACAATTTCATCTTGGTCATACTTACTACTCATAAATAAATAATAACTAATGAACAATTCATTTAGATGACAAATCTGATTTGGATTTGGATTAGAATTACCAGTACATCTATCATTCAAGGTTTCATAATATTGGTGAAGCCATTTTTCCCATTCATCAAGTGTTAGCTTAACTTTTCCATAAGCAATAGCTGAGAATACAATGAATAAGAGACTTTGAGCATCTTCTAATTCTGAGGCACTTTTAAAATCTGAAAAATCATTAAAATAATCTTTGATAAATATTTCTTCTCCTGTCAAATCACCTTCAGGAACAGAATGGTAATCTATTGGTCTAAACTTTAACCACAAATATTCATAGATAGCTTTTTTCTTTAATTCATTAGGAATAGCAAGTTTATTTATATAAAAATCTAACAACCTAAACCAATCACCATCATGGCTAGAGAGATACTTATTCCTTCTACAATATCTTGTAGCTGAAAGGATTTCAAAAAACTCACCTATCAAAAACGTATCTATTTTTTGCACTGGTTTCCATGCTTCATAAATTTCAGAATACCATTTATCATCTTTTGTTCCTGATGACAAAAGGAGTTTTTCCAATTTAGAAATAGTTAGCTTTCGTTCATCCGGTTCTTGTTGAGAAGCCTTTATGGAAACCTCTTTATAAAGTATTCCGAATATGGCATCCAAGTTTTCTTTTTGCATTGGAA
This sequence is a window from Lewinellaceae bacterium. Protein-coding genes within it:
- a CDS encoding DUF4297 domain-containing protein; this translates as MKLIAKLMSISKLHIFSKNTDASATIRGFEYQKLKTLETWVYNYIHSIDEEIYCDYEEDIFQKSIPTQSVKFRQLKLYSSSFSFKSEEIEKCIFHFFMLHVKTDYLYLEKEFVFEANTTVARKHKDNDADLLREWVFNQGNLKNGTLYKCLKKVREIVSKYVQKRQKELLKNLTILKEVKEAAEVFKNLNLKDWIDFTKKIKWNFSDISSNDEFVQTIEKINTLLLSSQFPMQKENLDAIFGILYKEVSIKASQQEPDERKLTISKLEKLLLSSGTKDDKWYSEIYEAWKPVQKIDTFLIGEFFEILSATRYCRRNKYLSSHDGDWFRLLDFYINKLAIPNELKKKAIYEYLWLKFRPIDYHSVPEGDLTGEEIFIKDYFNDFSDFKSASELEDAQSLLFIVFSAIAYGKVKLTLDEWEKWLHQYYETLNDRCTGNSNPNPNQICHLNELFISYYLFMSSKYDQDEIVKKIEEHGKNIWNYIDSANLYDVTLLGGRLNRYIKLYISDSPDKNHKLIEALEKLSQKFDGVIQKREGNYKSAKTFVERGAAYLKNDNPKLILRALNYFHKAKDLWYQEETVEGYVLGLINIAQLYSALGMNLAAKYYAICGAWASSNHGDENLLKRISDSFGLLFHADFKQGSWMNALHDFYYYIKSLYEFNPPKSEVDIEDMYFKTIFDFAAILYSMNKFSPQFETFVNSKIQETGKFKDEIVNPIIEKLAVDFSDKTKLKEYLKSRLTDNPFNDIGKERTIRFKALGILWKIVFSNDYLSNSIGEEFCAILQILLVEIALSDLDFHLIKGDIVIELKIDDKVLPPTQLPSNQQYKWKVYINEFDSADPKEINFNTAKISTSLRYLLNEISLLKEVEFGNLFEQLFKDFDLATKTLSVNSYQRMYRSIFKEDGFNNFQRQFFNKVNCSLGLPSDNDIMKWKDGLSYKYDKEIALEHIRNRFKNTKKNIYLTIEKLKQDNQFSLLVNDLRKKGWLDWQIILVIMNFVVNYKANQEFSPDPTKTESENIESYQKTFNKYIKMEEKDCYVYFPTEALKSDEFMIHFSKIFVDVLKSFGLENKSRFPNFSAIKEFLDIRFNMKNDNTNEGNPLSDV